A single window of Streptomyces globosus DNA harbors:
- a CDS encoding NUDIX domain-containing protein has translation MTNTPATPAPFSRIKIRTGALVFCGDDVALIRRDRADSTHYTPPGGNVEDGEDLDVALARELAEELGLDTALAEGGDLLWVVDQCVTRPGPTPPPRKLHLIYRFHISPDVRATLAEQELDELPDGSHEVGVIEWIDYRKTAELPIFPPIGSALAALAGPRAAVANAALDAVTDANYTWV, from the coding sequence ATGACGAACACCCCTGCCACACCCGCCCCGTTCTCCCGGATCAAGATCCGGACCGGGGCGCTGGTGTTCTGCGGCGACGACGTCGCCCTCATCCGCCGCGACCGCGCCGACTCCACCCACTACACCCCGCCCGGCGGCAACGTCGAGGACGGCGAAGACCTCGACGTTGCCCTCGCCCGTGAACTCGCCGAGGAACTCGGCCTGGACACGGCGCTCGCCGAAGGCGGAGACCTGCTGTGGGTCGTCGACCAGTGCGTCACCCGGCCCGGCCCGACTCCGCCCCCGCGCAAGCTCCACCTGATCTACCGCTTCCACATCAGCCCCGACGTCCGCGCGACGCTCGCCGAGCAGGAGCTGGACGAGCTGCCCGACGGCAGCCACGAAGTCGGCGTGATCGAGTGGATCGACTACCGCAAGACTGCCGAACTGCCGATCTTCCCGCCCATCGGCTCCGCCCTCGCCGCCCTCGCCGGCCCCCGTGCCGCCGTCGCCAACGCCGCCCTGGACGCCGTCACCGACGCGAACTACA
- a CDS encoding TetR-like C-terminal domain-containing protein, which yields MYTVLFGGVQSFEPGGQVGEADPVRPLVEAIDRARAASLLDGEPTPIALSIWATLHGLVALELAGALDTAMADTAFRSAIHATLRGWTTPSVFRALRRTEPGP from the coding sequence CTGTACACCGTCCTGTTCGGCGGTGTTCAGTCCTTCGAGCCCGGCGGGCAGGTCGGCGAAGCCGACCCCGTCCGCCCCCTTGTCGAAGCGATCGACCGCGCACGGGCGGCATCTCTCCTCGACGGCGAGCCCACACCCATCGCCCTGTCGATCTGGGCCACCCTCCACGGACTCGTCGCCCTCGAACTCGCCGGAGCCCTCGACACCGCCATGGCCGACACCGCATTCCGATCGGCAATCCACGCCACACTGCGCGGATGGACAACTCCCTCGGTATTCCGCGCCCTCCGCCGAACGGAACCCGGCCCCTGA
- a CDS encoding MBL fold metallo-hydrolase — MPLRVPRLRIGSAEIFALADAEGPFFSPRAEAFPEATATQWAEADRYDPGGVDAEGRWHLQFRAYAVRSDKGLTVVDAGIGPADSPASSWAPVPGSLPASLAAAGIDPAEVDTVVLTHLHTDHVGWAVVTEEAVPSRDGAGDGNVSASDRRPYFPNAEYLLQRAEFDALDTLNPQLRETLTDPLAAAGGLRLLDGDTPLRAGHVVATPGHTPGHQSVLIADGHETALITGDLLVHALQLLHPDLAYAHEADPETARHSRKRMLAREPATTLHLATPHLTEPFLPA; from the coding sequence ATGCCTCTCCGCGTTCCTCGCCTCCGGATCGGCTCGGCCGAGATCTTTGCCCTCGCGGATGCCGAGGGCCCGTTCTTCTCCCCACGTGCCGAGGCATTCCCCGAGGCCACGGCCACACAGTGGGCCGAGGCCGACCGCTACGACCCCGGCGGGGTCGATGCCGAGGGACGGTGGCACCTGCAGTTCCGCGCGTACGCGGTCCGCAGCGACAAGGGTCTTACCGTCGTGGACGCCGGCATCGGCCCGGCGGACAGCCCGGCCAGCTCGTGGGCGCCGGTGCCTGGTTCCCTCCCCGCGTCGCTCGCCGCCGCGGGCATCGACCCGGCCGAAGTCGACACCGTGGTGCTCACGCACCTGCACACCGACCACGTCGGGTGGGCGGTCGTGACCGAGGAGGCCGTCCCGTCCCGGGACGGCGCAGGGGACGGCAACGTCTCGGCGAGCGACCGCCGCCCCTACTTCCCAAACGCCGAGTACCTGCTGCAGCGCGCCGAGTTCGACGCCCTCGACACGCTCAACCCGCAGCTTCGCGAAACCCTCACCGACCCGCTCGCGGCCGCCGGCGGGCTCCGGCTCCTCGACGGGGACACGCCGCTGCGGGCCGGGCATGTCGTCGCCACGCCGGGCCACACGCCCGGACACCAGAGCGTGCTGATCGCCGACGGGCACGAGACGGCGCTCATCACCGGAGACCTCCTGGTGCACGCGCTCCAGCTGCTCCACCCCGACCTCGCCTACGCGCACGAGGCCGACCCCGAGACGGCAAGGCACTCGAGGAAGCGCATGCTCGCACGCGAACCCGCCACCACGCTGCACCTGGCCACGCCCCACCTGACCGAGCCGTTCCTCCCGGCGTGA
- a CDS encoding GNAT family N-acetyltransferase gives MALPTPELHTARLRLRPFTEADAASLYALHSSADVLRYWDSPPWTEPARALRFLATCRTIEEEGTGARVAVDRVSDGAFIGWCGLTSWNPDFRSASLGYVFDAAAWGRGYATETAHAVLRWAFDTLDLNRVQAETDTRNMASARVLEKLGFVREGTLREDCVVNGDVSDSWVFGLLRREWHPTAAPTASRR, from the coding sequence ATGGCCTTGCCCACCCCCGAGCTGCACACCGCCCGCCTGCGGCTGCGGCCGTTCACCGAAGCCGACGCGGCGTCGCTCTACGCGCTGCACAGCAGCGCCGACGTGCTGCGCTATTGGGACTCCCCGCCGTGGACCGAACCAGCCCGCGCCCTGCGCTTCCTCGCGACCTGCCGGACGATCGAGGAGGAAGGCACGGGAGCGCGGGTGGCCGTCGACCGCGTCTCCGACGGCGCGTTTATCGGCTGGTGCGGCCTGACCAGCTGGAACCCGGACTTCCGCAGCGCGTCCCTGGGCTATGTCTTCGATGCTGCCGCGTGGGGCCGCGGCTACGCCACGGAGACAGCGCACGCCGTCCTGCGGTGGGCGTTCGACACCCTGGACCTGAACCGCGTCCAGGCCGAGACCGACACACGCAACATGGCGTCCGCGCGGGTCTTGGAGAAGCTCGGCTTCGTCCGCGAAGGCACCCTCCGCGAGGACTGCGTCGTCAACGGCGACGTCTCCGACTCCTGGGTCTTCGGCCTCCTCCGCCGCGAGTGGCACCCGACCGCCGCGCCTACGGCCAGCCGCCGCTGA
- a CDS encoding IS630 family transposase, translating to METQADRRADLQGVPGPVHRARRGQVPQARGLTFQRPDKRAVEQDPEAVRVWHEETWPAIRARARAENAEVLFGDQVGVRSDQVTGSTWGVEGVTPLVRRTGNRFSVNAMSAISTKGRMHFMVFAESFDAKVMCRFLDRLVGHLDRKVHLVVDRHPAHRSKAVRARLVDHADETELHFLPSYSPELNPDERVNADLLRSLPHTHRARNQAELAAETRRFFHRRQRHPHLVRGYFGGQHVRCIPDE from the coding sequence GTGGAAACGCAGGCAGACAGGCGAGCTGATCTTCAAGGTGTACCAGGTCCGGTTCACCGAGCCCGGCGTGGGCAAGTACCTCAAGCGCGGGGGCTGACCTTCCAGCGTCCGGACAAGCGGGCGGTCGAGCAGGATCCGGAGGCGGTCCGGGTCTGGCACGAGGAGACCTGGCCGGCGATCCGGGCCAGGGCGAGGGCGGAGAACGCCGAGGTTCTCTTCGGCGACCAGGTCGGGGTCCGTTCGGACCAGGTCACCGGCAGCACCTGGGGTGTCGAGGGCGTCACTCCCCTCGTGCGCCGCACTGGGAACCGGTTCTCCGTGAACGCGATGTCCGCGATCAGCACGAAGGGCCGGATGCATTTCATGGTCTTCGCCGAGTCGTTCGACGCAAAGGTCATGTGCCGCTTCCTGGACCGGCTCGTCGGGCACCTCGACCGCAAGGTCCACCTGGTCGTCGACCGGCACCCGGCCCACCGCTCGAAAGCCGTCCGGGCCAGGCTCGTCGACCACGCCGACGAGACCGAGCTGCACTTCCTGCCGTCGTACTCACCCGAGCTGAACCCCGACGAGCGCGTCAACGCCGACCTCTTGCGCAGCCTGCCGCACACCCATCGAGCCAGGAACCAAGCCGAACTCGCCGCCGAAACACGCCGGTTCTTCCACCGCCGGCAACGCCATCCCCACCTCGTGCGCGGATACTTCGGCGGCCAGCATGTCCGCTGCATCCCCGACGAGTGA
- a CDS encoding DsbA family oxidoreductase — protein MLAEGPLEEAIEGLGIDVEIEWKPFELRPHPHPTLRPEDEYLPAIWQRAVYPMARRMGVDITLPTVSPQPYTRLAFEGYQYAAEQGRGTEYTARMFRAFFQEDQDLGQPDVLVRLAEEIGLNGQALRKALDDGTYSAAHQDALREAAAHRIQSVPTLLVGDTRIEGVPSVPRLRKAILDAHAAREEEAAIHGAACSVDGGC, from the coding sequence ATGCTGGCGGAAGGGCCCCTGGAAGAGGCGATCGAGGGCCTCGGCATCGATGTCGAGATCGAGTGGAAGCCCTTCGAGCTGCGGCCCCACCCGCACCCCACCCTGCGCCCGGAGGACGAGTACCTGCCGGCCATCTGGCAGCGCGCCGTGTACCCCATGGCCCGCCGCATGGGCGTCGACATCACGCTGCCCACCGTCTCCCCGCAGCCCTACACGCGGCTCGCGTTCGAGGGCTACCAGTACGCCGCCGAACAGGGCAGGGGCACCGAGTACACCGCCCGCATGTTCCGCGCCTTCTTCCAGGAGGACCAGGACCTCGGACAGCCGGACGTCCTCGTCCGGCTCGCGGAGGAGATCGGCCTGAACGGCCAGGCGCTACGCAAGGCCCTCGACGACGGCACGTACAGCGCCGCCCACCAGGATGCCCTGCGCGAGGCCGCCGCCCACCGCATCCAGTCCGTGCCCACCCTCCTCGTCGGAGACACCCGCATCGAGGGCGTCCCCAGCGTTCCCCGGCTGCGCAAGGCGATCCTCGACGCCCACGCCGCACGAGAGGAAGAGGCCGCGATCCACGGCGCCGCCTGCAGCGTGGACGGCGGCTGCTGA
- a CDS encoding nucleoside deaminase, which translates to MPLDLLDQLTPHVEEAVRISRQHVAEGGIPFSGIVVRDGHVLGTGFNRVAEDNDPTAHAEVVALREATRRAGRFGVAGATLIASGEPCALCYMAALYFDVEHIVYAADRRTAAAYGFDYAGSYTIFSTDPTAWPLKVTHAPVESHEVPFQEFLARRKGGLQ; encoded by the coding sequence ATGCCTCTTGACTTACTCGACCAGCTCACCCCCCACGTGGAGGAAGCGGTCAGGATCAGCCGACAGCACGTCGCCGAGGGCGGCATCCCCTTCTCGGGGATCGTCGTACGCGACGGCCACGTCCTGGGCACCGGCTTCAACCGCGTCGCCGAGGACAACGACCCCACCGCCCACGCCGAAGTCGTCGCCCTGCGCGAGGCGACGCGCAGGGCCGGCCGGTTCGGCGTCGCGGGAGCCACCCTCATCGCCTCGGGCGAGCCCTGCGCGCTGTGCTACATGGCGGCCCTCTACTTCGACGTCGAGCACATCGTGTACGCCGCCGACCGCAGGACCGCAGCCGCCTACGGCTTCGACTACGCCGGCTCGTACACCATCTTCTCCACCGACCCGACCGCGTGGCCGCTCAAGGTGACGCACGCCCCCGTCGAGAGTCACGAAGTGCCGTTCCAGGAATTCCTGGCACGCCGGAAGGGCGGACTGCAGTGA
- a CDS encoding DMT family transporter codes for MSSNNSSAANAWLMLLLAGTFEIGYALSVGGSNGFTQLTWSLVAVVFFLLTLWALSVALKTIDVGTGYAVWAGIGAVGAAALGPVFFDEQLNLVQSVWLAVIIAGVVWLKLADKTSGADDTQAAVERPQAAQSAGV; via the coding sequence ATGTCCTCGAACAACAGCTCCGCGGCCAACGCCTGGCTCATGCTCCTCCTCGCCGGCACGTTCGAGATCGGTTACGCGCTCTCCGTCGGCGGCAGCAACGGCTTCACGCAGCTGACCTGGTCCCTGGTCGCCGTCGTCTTCTTCCTGCTGACCCTGTGGGCGCTGAGCGTCGCCCTCAAGACCATCGACGTCGGCACCGGCTACGCCGTCTGGGCCGGCATCGGAGCCGTCGGAGCCGCGGCGCTCGGCCCCGTCTTCTTCGACGAGCAGCTCAACCTCGTCCAGTCCGTGTGGCTCGCCGTCATCATCGCGGGCGTCGTCTGGCTGAAGCTCGCCGACAAGACGAGCGGTGCGGACGACACGCAGGCAGCCGTCGAGCGGCCGCAGGCCGCCCAGAGCGCCGGCGTCTGA
- a CDS encoding DMT family transporter — translation MQWLYLAIAVVFEIGVALAAGKAEGFKNRKWTAITLVSGALGTYFLSRALLTFNVGVGYALWTSVSGVGITLLGALLFGQKLNWKKALGIAAVIVGVVGLQLSGAA, via the coding sequence ATGCAGTGGCTCTACCTCGCCATCGCCGTCGTCTTCGAGATCGGCGTCGCACTCGCGGCAGGCAAGGCCGAAGGCTTCAAGAACCGCAAATGGACCGCGATCACCCTGGTCAGCGGCGCCCTCGGCACCTACTTCCTCAGCCGTGCCCTGCTGACGTTCAACGTCGGCGTCGGCTACGCCCTGTGGACCTCGGTCTCCGGCGTCGGCATCACCCTGCTCGGCGCCCTGCTGTTCGGCCAGAAGCTCAACTGGAAGAAGGCCCTGGGCATCGCGGCCGTCATCGTCGGGGTCGTCGGCCTCCAGCTCAGCGGCGCCGCCTGA
- a CDS encoding MarR family winged helix-turn-helix transcriptional regulator encodes MATSPLAARHNSDQAVWNRVLRVHAHVERELAAALQRRHAIGLSEFRSLEHLHRSETSELRMQDLADKVGLGQSSVTRLVGRLESAGFAFKDLCPSDKRGVYAVITDEGRQRYEAARATYAETLSSALNTLAADPELGATVRALRTPQD; translated from the coding sequence ATGGCAACTTCACCCCTCGCAGCCCGGCACAACTCCGACCAAGCCGTGTGGAATCGCGTGCTCAGGGTCCACGCGCACGTCGAACGCGAGCTGGCTGCGGCCCTCCAGCGACGGCACGCGATCGGCCTGTCGGAGTTCCGCTCCCTGGAGCACCTGCACCGCTCCGAGACGAGCGAGCTGCGGATGCAGGACCTGGCGGACAAGGTGGGCCTCGGCCAGTCGTCGGTGACGCGGCTGGTGGGCCGGCTGGAGTCGGCGGGCTTCGCCTTCAAGGACCTGTGCCCCTCGGACAAGCGGGGCGTCTACGCGGTCATCACCGACGAGGGCCGCCAACGCTACGAGGCCGCGCGCGCCACCTACGCGGAAACCCTGTCCTCCGCACTGAACACGCTCGCCGCCGACCCCGAGCTCGGCGCGACGGTCCGGGCACTGCGCACGCCCCAGGACTGA
- a CDS encoding AMP-binding protein codes for MPSPRLAETVAVHGRHRPHSIALHFRDQAVTYGRLHELTQDLRDQLHRLGLPAGSTVCVPAHKTPQTIALLLAVFHEGHIALAPSPDLGSAARGRIARQARVRHLLAADADGVLDATPVTPDEDEATGFATPDPERTRLLLTTSGSTGTPKIVPIEAAGFDAFADWAVDEFALTPCETALSYAPLNFDLALLDVWTFLRLGASVVLVDRERATDATHLASLAAGHGPTFVQGVPMMYRLLLEGSAGNGAGATFDTVRHAVFTGDRLPADLLAPIASAFPGAAFHNIFGCTETNDSFIHRVDPTATGPMPIGLPVRGTDALVLDAEGQRVEGAGTGELLVATPFQTRGYLREELNETAFARIDGRDFYRTGDIVSRGADGLYFLEGRADWHVKVRGVRTNLQEVESVLASHPDVAEAVVVPLPDPQAGVRLHAHVTRRPGTGLTSLRLRTHSGRHLPRHAIPASVHLTDAPLPRTSTGKPDRNLIKQNRMKEIDA; via the coding sequence GTGCCATCGCCCCGCCTGGCCGAGACCGTCGCCGTCCACGGTCGTCACCGGCCCCACAGCATCGCGCTCCACTTCCGAGACCAGGCCGTCACCTACGGCCGACTGCACGAGCTGACCCAGGATCTGCGCGACCAACTGCACCGCCTCGGTCTCCCGGCAGGCAGCACCGTGTGCGTGCCGGCGCACAAAACGCCGCAGACCATCGCGCTGCTGCTCGCCGTCTTCCACGAGGGACACATCGCCCTGGCCCCCTCCCCCGACCTCGGCAGCGCCGCCCGCGGGCGGATCGCCCGCCAGGCCCGGGTCCGGCACCTGCTGGCCGCCGACGCCGACGGAGTGCTCGACGCGACACCCGTGACGCCCGACGAGGACGAGGCGACGGGATTCGCGACGCCGGACCCGGAGCGGACGCGTCTGCTGCTGACCACGTCCGGCTCGACCGGTACCCCCAAGATCGTGCCGATCGAGGCCGCCGGCTTCGACGCCTTCGCCGACTGGGCCGTCGACGAGTTCGCGCTGACACCGTGCGAGACGGCGCTCTCGTACGCGCCGCTCAACTTCGACCTCGCCCTCCTGGACGTCTGGACGTTCCTGCGCCTCGGCGCGTCCGTGGTGCTGGTCGACAGGGAGCGCGCCACCGACGCCACGCACCTGGCCTCGCTCGCCGCCGGCCACGGACCCACCTTCGTCCAGGGCGTGCCGATGATGTACCGGCTGCTCCTCGAGGGCAGTGCGGGCAACGGCGCGGGCGCCACCTTCGACACCGTGCGCCACGCCGTCTTCACCGGCGACCGGCTCCCGGCCGACCTGCTGGCCCCGATCGCGTCGGCGTTCCCCGGCGCCGCCTTCCACAACATATTCGGCTGCACGGAAACCAACGACTCCTTCATCCACCGCGTCGACCCCACGGCGACCGGGCCGATGCCCATCGGCCTCCCGGTACGCGGCACCGACGCCCTCGTCCTGGACGCCGAGGGGCAGCGGGTGGAGGGGGCGGGCACGGGTGAGCTGCTGGTGGCCACCCCGTTCCAGACCCGCGGCTATCTGCGCGAGGAGCTGAACGAGACCGCGTTCGCCCGCATCGACGGCCGCGACTTCTACCGCACCGGCGACATCGTCTCCCGCGGCGCCGACGGCCTGTACTTCCTCGAGGGCCGCGCGGACTGGCACGTCAAGGTCAGGGGGGTGCGCACGAACCTCCAGGAGGTGGAGAGCGTGCTCGCGTCCCACCCCGACGTCGCCGAGGCCGTCGTCGTACCGCTGCCCGACCCGCAGGCCGGCGTCCGGCTGCACGCCCACGTGACCCGCCGCCCGGGCACCGGACTCACCAGCCTGCGCCTGCGCACCCACTCGGGCCGGCACCTGCCCCGCCACGCCATACCGGCCTCCGTGCACCTCACCGACGCACCACTGCCCCGCACTTCGACGGGGAAACCCGACCGCAATCTCATCAAGCAGAACCGTATGAAGGAGATCGACGCATGA
- a CDS encoding acyl carrier protein, which produces MSTTDIAGEIRAYVVGQFLAGEDTTDLTGDYDLIDSGVIDSLGLVRLLSHLTRAFDIAVDDIELTPDNFRTLDSITAVVEAHAPVRAA; this is translated from the coding sequence ATGAGCACCACGGACATCGCCGGTGAGATCCGCGCCTACGTCGTGGGCCAGTTCCTCGCCGGGGAGGACACCACGGACCTGACCGGGGACTACGACCTGATCGACTCCGGCGTCATCGACAGCCTGGGCTTGGTGCGTCTGCTCTCGCACCTCACGCGGGCCTTCGACATCGCCGTCGACGACATCGAGTTGACGCCGGACAACTTCCGCACCCTCGACTCCATCACCGCCGTGGTCGAGGCGCACGCCCCGGTACGGGCCGCCTGA